The following nucleotide sequence is from Elusimicrobia bacterium HGW-Elusimicrobia-1.
CCGCGAATGCTTGTGGCCTCCGCCTCTTCGGGGTTCGTGGCTCCGACGATGGCCCTGAGCTTTTTTATCGCGTCATTGCCTCTGTAAACCAGCGCCATCACGCGGTCGAACGGCTCTCCGAAAAGTTTTCCCTGTATATATTCTATGAGAGAATCAAAGAAGGGCTTGCCTTTGTGCTCGGCGTAATGTTTCTCGGCCAATTCTCTGGATACTTTGACCATTTTGGCCCCGATTATTATAAGCCGAGCGTCGGAAAGTTTCGTTATGACATTTCCCGTGAGCGACTTTTTGAGCCCGTCGGGTTTTACCAGTATGAGGGCGTAATCGACTTTGGACATAATTCCGGTTCTCCTTAATTTTGCCGTTCCCGATTTATTTCTTTTTCTTTCCGGCGGCATCCTCGACGACAACCTGCGCGGCGGCCAAACGGGCGATGGGAACCCTGAACGGCGAGCAGGACACGTAGTTCATTCCCGCGCGATGGCAGAATTTCACCGACTCAGGGTCTCCGCCATGCTCTCCGCAAATGCCTATTTTAAGATTCTTGCGCACGGAGCGGCCGCGGTCGATGCCTATTTCAATAAGCTCACCCACGCCGTCGGCGTCAATCGTCTGAAACGGGTCTACGGGGAGTATTTTCGACGTAAGATAATCCGGCAGGAAACCGCCTATGTCGTCGCGCGAAAAACCGAACGTCATCTGAGTGAGGTCGTTCGTGCCGAAGCTGAAAAACTCGGCGGTTTCGGCCATCTTGTTTGCAAGAAGAGCCGCGCGGGGAATTTCTATCATCGTTCCGTACAACACCGGTATCTTTACTCCGAGTTTTTGCCGGACTTCGGCAAGCACGCGGTCGAATATAAGTTTCTGGTTGTTGAGTTCGTTGACGGTGCAGGTTACGGGTATCATTATCTCCGGAACCGCTTTTTTCCCTTCTTTAATAAGCTCGCCGGCTGCTTCGATTATGGCCCGGATTTGCATCTCGGTAACTTCCGGGTACGTTACTCCAAGACGCACTCCGCGATGTCCCAGCATGGGATTATTTTCTTTAAGCGCGTCGCCTCGTTTTCTGGCTTCTTCCACGCTTATGCCGAGTTCCTGCGCCATAGCGGCGACCTTATCTTCCGAGTGAGGAACAAACTCATGCAAAGGCGGATCGAGCAGACGAACGGTTATAGGAAATCCGTCGAGCGCTTCCATTGTGGCTTTTATGTCGTTTTTAACGAAGACCGAAAGTTCCGCCAGAGCGGCCTTGCGTTCTTCAAGCGCTTTGGACATTATCATCTTTCTTAACAAAAACAACGGCTTGTCGCTGCCTTCCCCGTAGAACATATGCTCCGTGCGGAAAAGACCTATTCCCTCGGCGCCGAATTCAACGGCTTTTTTCGTATCTTTGGGCGTGTCGGCGTTGGTGCGCACTTTAAGAGTGCGGGTTTTGTCGACAAGCTTCATGAGCTCCGTATACGACGTATTGTGCTCAAGGTTCGGGTCTACAAGATTTAGCTTGCCCACGTAAACCGTTCCCTTGGTGCCGTTAAGCGTGATCCAATCGCCCTCTTTTACGGTAACGTCGCTTTTGGTCGTAAACGATTTCTCGTCGTCGGCTATTTCAAGTCCTTCACAGCCGACTATGCAGCATTTGCCCCAGCCGCGCGCCACAAGAGCGGCGTGCGAAGTCATACCGCCTTTGGACGTAAGTATCGCCTGGGATTTGTGCATACCGTCGACGTCTTCGGGAGAAGTTTCCTCGCGAACGAGTATTACTTTCTCGCCTCTGGCAGCCCATTGAACCGCGTCGTTAGAAGAAAAAACCGCGCGGCCCACGGCGCCGCCGGGACCGGCCGGCAAACCTTTGGCTATCACTTTGCTGGATGCCTCGAATTTGGGCTCTATCATCGGAAGAAGAAGCTCGACGAGTTGATTCG
It contains:
- a CDS encoding pyruvate, phosphate dikinase, whose translation is MAKSKKYVYFFGGGKADGNESMKNLLGGKGANLAEMAGHKNLRLPVPPGFTITTDVCTHYYENKKKYPPTLKDEVNKALKKVEELMGKKFGDVNDPLLVSVRSGARKSMPGMMDTVLNIGLNDITVRGLIKMTNNPRFAYDAYRRLVMMYADVVMEKAEGREPARGKGIRKLMDEKLEELKHSKGYKLDTEMTADDLKGLVATFKNMISSELGKSFPEKPEDQLWGGIGAVFMSWNGRRAVDYRRIERIPDEWGTAVNVQSMVFGNMGDDSATGVAFTRNPGNGDNYFYGEYLVNAQGEDVVAGIRTPAPINDKSKNAQSQKFPTLEQIMPGIYKELFDIQARLEKHYHDMQDIEFTIEKGKLYMLQCRVGKRNGTAAVKIAVDMYKEKLIDAATAIMRVNPNQLVELLLPMIEPKFEASSKVIAKGLPAGPGGAVGRAVFSSNDAVQWAARGEKVILVREETSPEDVDGMHKSQAILTSKGGMTSHAALVARGWGKCCIVGCEGLEIADDEKSFTTKSDVTVKEGDWITLNGTKGTVYVGKLNLVDPNLEHNTSYTELMKLVDKTRTLKVRTNADTPKDTKKAVEFGAEGIGLFRTEHMFYGEGSDKPLFLLRKMIMSKALEERKAALAELSVFVKNDIKATMEALDGFPITVRLLDPPLHEFVPHSEDKVAAMAQELGISVEEARKRGDALKENNPMLGHRGVRLGVTYPEVTEMQIRAIIEAAGELIKEGKKAVPEIMIPVTCTVNELNNQKLIFDRVLAEVRQKLGVKIPVLYGTMIEIPRAALLANKMAETAEFFSFGTNDLTQMTFGFSRDDIGGFLPDYLTSKILPVDPFQTIDADGVGELIEIGIDRGRSVRKNLKIGICGEHGGDPESVKFCHRAGMNYVSCSPFRVPIARLAAAQVVVEDAAGKKKK
- a CDS encoding nucleoside-diphosphate kinase (catalyzes the formation of nucleoside triphosphate from ATP and nucleoside diphosphate) — its product is MPPERKRNKSGTAKLRRTGIMSKVDYALILVKPDGLKKSLTGNVITKLSDARLIIIGAKMVKVSRELAEKHYAEHKGKPFFDSLIEYIQGKLFGEPFDRVMALVYRGNDAIKKLRAIVGATNPEEAEATSIRGSYGRVTTKGVFENVVHCSSSPESSEYEIKLWFDPEELTEDIYPSKKVVLEKVEKMVWA